The following proteins are co-located in the Pseudarthrobacter siccitolerans genome:
- a CDS encoding MarR family winged helix-turn-helix transcriptional regulator codes for MDQWPTGRLLSTAARLVEHSWNEKLGAIGLTHAGVIAIEVLNAQGPMTQAQLAQYVRVQAQTMGKTLSRLEAHGHIARVRSTSDRRSHVVSLTERGKEAVAAAVEMERTVLAAATIDPDVLRQELKAVVRELASQFGSSTAQALIENPSLTP; via the coding sequence ATGGATCAATGGCCCACAGGGCGCCTCTTGTCCACTGCTGCGCGCCTCGTAGAACACTCCTGGAATGAAAAACTCGGCGCTATCGGTCTCACCCATGCCGGTGTTATTGCCATCGAGGTCCTCAACGCGCAGGGCCCCATGACTCAGGCCCAGCTTGCCCAATACGTGCGGGTCCAGGCCCAGACCATGGGCAAAACCCTTAGCCGCCTGGAGGCCCACGGCCACATCGCCAGGGTTCGCAGCACCTCTGACCGCCGCAGCCACGTGGTGTCCCTCACCGAGAGGGGCAAGGAAGCCGTCGCCGCCGCCGTCGAGATGGAACGTACAGTCCTGGCAGCGGCCACCATCGACCCCGACGTCCTCCGGCAGGAACTCAAGGCAGTGGTCCGCGAGCTTGCGAGCCAGTTCGGATCGTCCACTGCCCAAGCACTTATCGAAAACCCGTCCCTGACCCCGTAG
- the bcp gene encoding thioredoxin-dependent thiol peroxidase has protein sequence MADRLVTGDDAPHFTLKDSSGKDVSLAPRPGRHTIVYFYPAASTPGCTKEACDFRDSLASLQSAGYDVLGISPDPVQKLAAFAANETLTFPLLSDQDHAVADAYGAWGEKKNYGKTYEGLIRSTIVVDPDGKVALAQYNVRATGHVAKLRRDLKLDA, from the coding sequence TTGGCTGACAGACTCGTAACAGGTGACGACGCACCACACTTCACCCTGAAGGATTCGTCCGGCAAGGACGTTAGCCTGGCACCGCGCCCCGGGCGCCATACCATCGTGTACTTCTATCCGGCTGCCTCAACCCCCGGCTGCACCAAGGAAGCCTGCGATTTCCGCGACAGCCTGGCCTCCCTGCAATCGGCAGGCTATGACGTACTGGGCATCTCCCCGGATCCGGTGCAGAAGCTTGCCGCCTTCGCTGCAAACGAAACCCTCACCTTTCCGCTGCTCTCGGACCAGGACCATGCAGTGGCGGACGCTTACGGCGCGTGGGGAGAAAAGAAGAACTACGGCAAGACCTACGAGGGCCTGATCCGCTCGACCATTGTGGTTGACCCTGACGGAAAGGTGGCGCTGGCGCAGTACAACGTGCGGGCCACCGGACATGTGGCCAAGCTGCGCCGTGACCTGAAGCTGGACGCCTGA
- a CDS encoding fasciclin domain-containing protein has protein sequence MQTIKRTTFSVAGVAAAALLSLTACGGTAGTSSSSAPAAAPSSSASAKASTMAPSPSASTSAGSMDPAANLVGTGCAAYAKQVPTGAGSVEGMALDPVAVAASNNPILTTLTAAVSGKLNPKVDLVDTLNGDEFTVFAPVDDAFAKIDPATIETLKTDDALLSKILTYHVVPGQITPDKIAGTHATVQGGSVTVTGSGDTLKVDNANVICGGVKTKNATVYLIDSVLMPK, from the coding sequence ATGCAGACCATCAAGCGCACCACTTTCAGCGTCGCAGGCGTTGCAGCTGCAGCTCTGCTCAGCCTGACCGCCTGCGGCGGCACGGCCGGCACTTCAAGCTCCTCCGCACCGGCCGCCGCGCCGTCATCCTCGGCTTCGGCAAAGGCCTCCACGATGGCCCCGTCCCCCTCAGCCAGCACCTCAGCGGGCAGCATGGATCCCGCCGCCAACCTGGTCGGCACCGGCTGCGCCGCCTACGCCAAGCAGGTCCCCACGGGCGCAGGTTCCGTGGAAGGCATGGCCCTGGACCCCGTTGCCGTAGCAGCATCCAACAACCCCATCCTGACCACCCTCACGGCAGCCGTTTCCGGCAAGCTGAACCCGAAGGTGGACCTGGTGGACACCCTCAACGGTGATGAATTCACCGTCTTCGCACCGGTTGACGACGCCTTTGCCAAGATCGATCCGGCAACCATCGAAACCTTGAAGACCGATGACGCCCTCCTGAGCAAGATCCTGACCTACCACGTGGTTCCCGGCCAGATCACTCCCGACAAGATCGCCGGCACCCACGCCACGGTCCAGGGCGGTTCCGTCACGGTCACAGGCAGCGGTGACACCCTCAAGGTGGACAACGCCAACGTGATCTGCGGCGGCGTCAAGACCAAGAACGCGACGGTCTACCTCATCGATTCGGTCCTGATGCCGAAGTAA
- a CDS encoding efflux RND transporter permease subunit, protein MFRLAQLSLANRALIALITVFASVFGVITMSSLKQELIPSIEFPQITVLTAMPGASPEVVDKQVSGPLETALNGVEGLESTSSTSRNGVSQITMVFTYGSNLDRARNQIDRAISNAKRNLPEDVQPQAIAGSISDFPIVFLAVSSDKSLSELNADLQRLSVPRLQKIDGVRGADVTGGATQHIEILPRADAMAASGATITSIRDALGNNGALLPAGTLEEQGKTLSLQIGSPVDSLDAVKALPLAGAKNAATIGAVADVSIKDDARTSITRTNGAETLAVSVTKKPEGDTVGISHTVRDTLDELEAELGSNAKFTPVFDQAPFIEKSIKDLTTEGLLGLGFAVAVILVFLMSARSTLVTAVSIPLSLLITFIGLSATGYSLNILTLGALTIAIGRVVDDSIVVIENIKRHLSYGEDKVTAILTAIREVAGAITASTLTTVAVFLPIAFVGELAGELFRPFALTVTMALLASLLVSLTIVPVLAYWFLRNPRLTPGSEAARRNADEARAKAQEAEQRSRLQRGYLPILTKTQKHPVVTLVAAALVLGGTAAMAPLLATNLLGNSGQNSLTVRQVLPAGTSLADTSAAAIRLEEVLRGIDGVRDVQVTSGNAQAGFAAITSTGSSNSTFTVVTDEKADQAQLQETVRSELAEVPDSGKVSVGTQQGGFGTSSTVDITIKAATSADLKTASDAMVEAMTGVPGTSEVATNLAASQPVVQVKVDRAKAVAAGLNEEQVAGVLASTISPVPAGTVRIDTNDFPVQIGKGTRFTSIDAVRSIPLPGAGSALTLGSIAAVEQVDVPVSITASNGQRTARVSVTPSGSNLGAVNTEVQKRLAGVQLPAGVTAEIGGATTQQQESFEQLGLALLAAIAIVYVIMVATFKSLIQPLILLVSVPFAATGAVALLLVTGVPLGLPSLIGMLMLVGIVVTNAIVLIDLINQYRQPRDGRPGMNVADAITHGARQRLRPILMTALATVFALTPMALGLTGGGGFISQPLAVVVIGGLVSSTALTLVLVPVLYRLVEGRREKKALLRELQARPEFGAGADVDEEFRDWTTGMVPKVSGRRAAPGSPE, encoded by the coding sequence ATGTTCCGGTTGGCACAACTTTCACTGGCAAACCGGGCACTGATCGCACTGATCACCGTCTTCGCTTCCGTGTTCGGCGTGATCACCATGTCGTCGCTGAAGCAGGAGCTCATCCCGTCGATCGAGTTTCCCCAGATCACGGTGCTGACCGCCATGCCCGGCGCCTCCCCGGAGGTGGTGGACAAGCAGGTGAGCGGTCCGCTGGAGACCGCATTGAACGGCGTGGAGGGGCTGGAATCCACCTCCTCCACGTCGCGCAACGGCGTCTCCCAGATCACGATGGTCTTCACCTACGGTTCCAACCTTGACCGTGCCCGGAACCAGATTGACCGGGCCATCTCCAATGCCAAGCGGAACCTGCCGGAGGACGTCCAGCCGCAGGCCATTGCCGGGAGCATCAGCGACTTCCCCATCGTTTTCCTGGCGGTCTCCTCGGACAAGAGCCTCAGCGAGCTCAACGCCGACCTGCAGCGCCTGAGCGTCCCCCGGCTGCAGAAGATCGACGGCGTCCGGGGCGCCGATGTGACCGGCGGCGCCACCCAGCACATCGAGATCCTTCCCCGCGCCGATGCAATGGCGGCCTCCGGTGCCACCATCACGTCCATCCGCGATGCACTGGGGAACAACGGCGCCCTCCTCCCGGCGGGCACGCTCGAGGAGCAGGGAAAGACGCTGTCCCTGCAGATCGGCAGCCCGGTGGACTCCCTGGATGCGGTCAAGGCGCTGCCGCTGGCAGGAGCGAAGAACGCCGCCACCATCGGCGCCGTGGCCGACGTCTCCATCAAGGACGACGCACGCACCTCCATCACGCGCACCAACGGTGCGGAAACCCTTGCCGTCTCCGTCACCAAGAAGCCTGAAGGGGACACCGTGGGCATCTCGCACACCGTGCGGGACACCTTGGACGAGCTCGAAGCCGAACTGGGCTCCAATGCCAAGTTCACGCCGGTCTTCGATCAGGCCCCCTTCATCGAAAAGTCCATCAAGGACCTCACCACCGAGGGCCTGCTGGGCCTGGGCTTCGCCGTGGCGGTCATCCTGGTTTTCCTGATGTCCGCCCGGTCCACGCTGGTGACGGCCGTGTCCATCCCGCTCTCGCTCCTGATCACCTTTATCGGCCTGTCAGCCACGGGCTACTCGCTGAACATCCTCACCCTCGGCGCGCTCACCATCGCGATCGGCCGGGTGGTGGACGACTCGATCGTGGTCATCGAAAACATCAAGCGGCACCTCAGCTACGGCGAGGACAAGGTGACTGCCATCCTCACGGCCATCCGGGAGGTGGCCGGCGCCATCACCGCTTCCACGCTGACCACCGTGGCAGTCTTCCTGCCCATTGCGTTTGTGGGCGAACTCGCGGGTGAACTGTTCAGGCCGTTTGCCCTCACCGTCACCATGGCGCTGCTGGCGTCGCTGCTGGTCTCGCTGACCATCGTTCCCGTCCTTGCCTACTGGTTCCTGCGGAATCCCCGCCTCACCCCGGGCAGCGAGGCAGCGCGCCGGAATGCCGATGAGGCGCGGGCCAAGGCCCAGGAAGCGGAACAGCGCAGCAGGCTCCAGCGCGGGTACCTTCCCATCCTCACCAAGACCCAGAAGCATCCCGTGGTCACCCTGGTCGCCGCCGCCCTTGTGCTTGGCGGCACCGCGGCGATGGCTCCCCTGCTGGCCACCAACCTGCTGGGCAACTCAGGCCAGAACAGCCTGACCGTGCGGCAGGTGCTGCCTGCCGGCACCAGCCTGGCGGACACCAGCGCCGCCGCCATCCGCCTCGAGGAGGTCCTGCGCGGGATCGACGGCGTCCGGGACGTCCAGGTAACGTCCGGGAACGCACAGGCCGGGTTTGCCGCGATCACCTCCACCGGGTCCTCCAACTCCACCTTCACCGTAGTGACCGATGAAAAGGCGGACCAGGCCCAACTGCAGGAGACCGTGCGGTCAGAACTGGCGGAGGTGCCTGATTCCGGAAAGGTATCCGTGGGCACCCAGCAGGGTGGCTTTGGAACGTCCTCCACAGTGGACATCACCATCAAGGCCGCCACCTCCGCGGACCTGAAGACTGCCAGCGACGCCATGGTCGAGGCCATGACCGGAGTCCCCGGCACCAGCGAAGTGGCCACCAACCTCGCCGCCAGCCAGCCAGTGGTGCAGGTGAAAGTGGACCGCGCCAAAGCCGTCGCGGCAGGGCTCAACGAAGAACAGGTGGCGGGCGTCCTCGCCTCGACCATCAGCCCCGTCCCGGCCGGAACCGTGCGGATCGATACCAACGACTTCCCGGTCCAGATCGGCAAGGGCACCAGGTTCACCAGCATCGACGCCGTCCGCAGCATTCCGCTGCCCGGGGCCGGCAGCGCCCTTACGCTCGGCAGTATCGCCGCAGTGGAGCAGGTGGACGTGCCGGTATCCATCACCGCCAGCAATGGCCAGCGCACCGCCCGCGTGTCCGTGACGCCGTCGGGATCCAACCTGGGCGCCGTCAACACGGAAGTCCAGAAGCGCCTGGCCGGTGTCCAGCTGCCGGCCGGGGTCACCGCCGAAATCGGCGGTGCCACCACCCAGCAGCAGGAGTCCTTCGAGCAGCTTGGGCTCGCCCTGCTGGCGGCGATCGCCATTGTCTACGTGATTATGGTGGCCACTTTCAAATCCCTCATCCAGCCACTGATCCTGCTGGTCTCGGTGCCGTTCGCGGCCACCGGCGCCGTGGCCCTGCTCCTGGTGACCGGTGTCCCGCTGGGCCTGCCGTCACTGATCGGCATGCTGATGCTGGTGGGGATCGTGGTCACGAACGCCATTGTGCTGATCGACCTCATTAACCAGTACCGGCAGCCGCGCGACGGCCGGCCGGGTATGAACGTGGCCGATGCAATCACCCACGGCGCCCGCCAACGGCTCCGCCCCATCCTGATGACCGCCCTGGCCACGGTGTTCGCCCTTACCCCAATGGCGCTGGGCCTTACGGGCGGCGGCGGGTTCATTTCGCAGCCCCTGGCCGTGGTGGTCATCGGCGGCCTCGTCTCCTCGACTGCCCTGACCCTGGTCCTGGTCCCCGTGCTCTACCGCCTGGTGGAGGGGCGCCGTGAGAAGAAGGCCCTGCTCCGGGAACTGCAGGCGCGCCCGGAATTCGGCGCCGGCGCCGACGTCGACGAGGAGTTCCGCGACTGGACCACGGGAATGGTTCCCAAGGTCAGCGGACGGCGGGCAGCACCGGGAAGTCCCGAGTAA
- a CDS encoding ABC transporter substrate-binding protein, which translates to MPSSPSRRTVLTTGAALLALSVTSCTAVPAPSPSSTSPAPSTTAEPTATFNFGTAVQPLGLDPALSGDVESQRITRQILEGLVGVDQTTGKPTPLLATEWSESNEGRSYTFKLRSGVTFHDGTPFNADAVCSNFNRWFAFTEDLRRQAPGSSFKGVFKAHSDHPELSIFKSCTALAADTVRIDLTQRFTAFLQALTLPAFAIASPAALASGKADVLDQNRGGQAMSAFGTNPVGTGPFTLKSWDEGSVSLASNAAYWGDRGQIATINFVAYNHPQARLQALLDGKIDGYDAVTVGNFDQLVKRGKQIVQRDPFSVMYLGLNQEIPVLQNQKVRQAIELAIDKETLIRKFFIDNTAVATQFVPPKISGFNNDAPALGHDPAKAKEYLKEAAYAGEELRFYYPLNVTRPYLPTPEKVYAEISRQLTAVGFNVKPVPVDWSEGYLQKVQSPGDHALHLLGWNGSYSDADNFVGPLFGEKNGEFGYQDAQVFSKINRARGMPEGQARDEQYHTINAQIAATVPAVPVAFPISALALSDRVVSYPASPVLNEVFTKVQLKP; encoded by the coding sequence GTGCCCAGCAGTCCATCCCGGCGGACGGTCCTCACGACCGGTGCCGCCCTCCTGGCGTTGAGCGTCACCTCGTGCACCGCGGTTCCGGCCCCCTCGCCCTCATCCACCTCCCCTGCCCCCAGCACGACGGCGGAGCCCACCGCCACCTTCAACTTCGGCACAGCAGTCCAGCCGCTGGGCCTTGACCCGGCGCTGTCCGGCGATGTGGAGTCCCAGCGGATCACCCGGCAGATCCTCGAGGGACTGGTGGGGGTGGACCAGACCACCGGGAAACCCACCCCGCTGCTGGCCACCGAGTGGAGCGAATCCAACGAAGGCCGCTCCTACACGTTCAAGCTGCGCAGCGGTGTGACGTTCCACGACGGCACACCGTTCAACGCCGATGCGGTCTGCAGCAACTTCAACCGGTGGTTCGCGTTCACGGAGGACCTCCGCCGGCAGGCTCCCGGTAGTTCGTTTAAGGGCGTGTTCAAGGCGCACTCGGACCACCCGGAGCTGTCCATCTTCAAGAGCTGCACCGCCCTGGCCGCCGATACTGTGCGGATCGACTTGACCCAGCGTTTTACCGCATTCCTGCAGGCACTGACACTGCCTGCCTTCGCCATCGCCTCCCCTGCAGCGCTTGCCTCAGGAAAGGCAGACGTGCTGGACCAAAACCGCGGCGGCCAGGCGATGTCCGCCTTCGGCACCAATCCGGTGGGCACCGGCCCTTTCACCCTGAAGTCCTGGGACGAAGGCAGCGTCAGCCTGGCCAGCAACGCGGCGTACTGGGGAGACCGCGGCCAGATCGCCACTATCAACTTCGTTGCATACAACCACCCCCAGGCCCGTCTCCAGGCCCTGCTGGACGGAAAGATCGACGGCTACGACGCCGTGACCGTGGGCAACTTTGACCAGCTGGTGAAGCGCGGCAAGCAGATTGTGCAGCGCGACCCGTTCTCGGTGATGTACTTGGGGCTCAACCAGGAAATCCCGGTCCTGCAGAACCAGAAGGTCCGCCAGGCCATCGAGCTGGCGATCGATAAAGAAACCCTGATCCGCAAGTTCTTCATCGACAACACTGCCGTGGCCACCCAGTTCGTCCCGCCGAAGATCAGCGGCTTCAACAACGACGCCCCCGCGCTGGGGCACGATCCCGCCAAGGCCAAGGAATATCTCAAAGAGGCCGCCTACGCAGGTGAGGAGCTGAGGTTCTACTATCCCCTGAACGTCACCCGGCCCTACCTCCCCACCCCTGAGAAGGTCTACGCCGAAATCAGCCGGCAGCTCACCGCCGTGGGCTTCAACGTCAAGCCCGTCCCCGTGGACTGGTCCGAGGGGTATCTGCAAAAGGTGCAGTCCCCCGGGGACCACGCACTCCACCTGTTGGGCTGGAACGGCTCCTACTCCGATGCCGACAATTTCGTCGGCCCCCTTTTCGGCGAGAAGAACGGCGAGTTCGGCTACCAGGACGCGCAGGTCTTCTCCAAGATCAACAGGGCACGCGGGATGCCGGAGGGACAGGCGCGGGATGAGCAATATCACACCATCAATGCCCAGATCGCGGCCACTGTTCCCGCGGTCCCCGTCGCTTTCCCCATCTCGGCCCTGGCCCTTTCAGACCGGGTGGTCAGCTATCCAGCATCGCCTGTCTTAAATGAAGTTTTCACCAAAGTACAACTGAAGCCTTGA
- a CDS encoding sunset domain-containing protein, which produces MEAVFLIILLVVLAGVVWWRLNAKKSAAAREAGGQAERTRADGGTRTDGALSGGSAAASAEAAGTSGIAGAAGFGRPAEPAAPTTADEPAGTAARAHDVPAAGTQRSGAGSSSVGTAAAADSGRDSGSSEGSGSVQGADREERRIQDQAEWETQWSEASGSAPAHEGEASRQSAAHREATAQREGAAATTPVPPAQSGSGAVPSETGEDTAGASQPVHHTEYTAPHAPTLPGAETAAVEEPGDTGIAGAAEAGNATASSGGAGTGLPGDAAATETQDRTQSSALVETGSDHMQDQPAAMPSTGTEPAGHLAAEEPYGMGSASAASDGSGPADYTVKADAGAMVYYEEGHPEYEQTRADVWFESPAHAEAAGFRAPRRRRI; this is translated from the coding sequence ATGGAAGCTGTCTTCTTGATCATTCTGCTCGTTGTGCTGGCGGGCGTTGTCTGGTGGCGGCTGAACGCCAAAAAGTCCGCTGCTGCGCGCGAGGCCGGCGGGCAGGCCGAAAGGACCCGCGCCGACGGCGGTACCCGGACTGACGGTGCACTTTCCGGCGGCAGCGCCGCAGCTTCCGCCGAAGCTGCGGGCACCTCCGGTATAGCCGGTGCAGCAGGATTCGGGCGCCCGGCAGAACCTGCAGCCCCCACCACCGCCGACGAGCCGGCCGGGACTGCCGCCCGGGCCCATGACGTTCCCGCCGCCGGGACACAGCGCAGCGGTGCGGGGTCCTCCTCAGTGGGTACCGCAGCCGCCGCTGACAGCGGGCGAGACTCCGGGAGCTCGGAAGGCTCCGGAAGCGTGCAAGGCGCCGACCGGGAAGAACGGCGGATCCAGGATCAGGCTGAATGGGAAACCCAGTGGTCGGAGGCTTCAGGTTCAGCCCCGGCCCATGAAGGCGAGGCTTCACGGCAAAGCGCGGCCCACCGGGAAGCAACGGCCCAGCGGGAAGGGGCAGCGGCGACGACGCCAGTCCCGCCCGCGCAAAGCGGGTCCGGTGCAGTGCCTTCCGAAACCGGAGAGGATACCGCCGGCGCCTCGCAGCCCGTTCACCACACCGAGTACACCGCGCCCCACGCCCCTACCCTCCCCGGGGCCGAAACGGCCGCAGTGGAAGAGCCAGGGGACACAGGTATCGCAGGCGCCGCCGAAGCCGGCAACGCAACGGCTTCTTCCGGCGGTGCCGGCACCGGCCTCCCCGGCGACGCCGCCGCAACGGAAACGCAGGATCGGACGCAATCTTCCGCACTGGTGGAAACCGGCTCTGACCATATGCAGGACCAGCCCGCGGCTATGCCTTCGACAGGAACGGAACCAGCGGGGCACCTGGCGGCGGAAGAGCCCTACGGTATGGGCTCGGCGTCGGCTGCCTCTGACGGAAGCGGGCCCGCGGATTACACCGTCAAGGCCGACGCCGGCGCCATGGTGTACTACGAGGAGGGACACCCCGAGTATGAGCAGACCAGGGCCGATGTGTGGTTCGAATCGCCTGCCCATGCCGAAGCTGCGGGCTTCAGGGCGCCGCGGCGGAGGCGCATCTAG
- a CDS encoding malate:quinone oxidoreductase, producing MTFISKTPHADVVLIGGGIMSATLGAFIKQLEPDWTISMFERLDEPGLESSDPWNNAGTGHAALCELNYSPAAKDGSVDPTKALLINEQFQLSRQFWSHLVDQSLIGSPKRFINTVPHMSFVIGEENTRFLRTRYEALKPHPLFRSMEYSEDHGQIGKWAPLIVKGRDPKQRIAATRAAEGTDVDFGALTRELTTYLGNNGVEINYGHDVTGISRASDGGWNLSLKYPKSGEHGKIHAKFVFVGAGGGALHLLQASGIPESKGYGGFPVSGQFFRCTDETLAAQHSAKVYGQASVGAPPMSVPHLDTRYVNGKRSLLFGPYAGFSTNFLKNGSYLDLPLSIRPSNIIPMLAVAKDNMDLTAYLVKEVAKKHGDKVEALREYYPEAKAGDWELITAGQRVQIIKKDPQKGGVLQFGTEVIAGRDGSIGALLGASPGASTAVPIMIELLRKAFPKNFKGWQSRLKDMMPGYGVKLDDNPELAAQLEKATANSLQLESVTASH from the coding sequence GTGACCTTCATTTCCAAGACCCCACATGCCGACGTCGTCCTGATTGGCGGCGGCATCATGAGCGCCACACTGGGGGCATTCATCAAGCAGTTGGAGCCGGACTGGACCATCTCCATGTTCGAGCGGCTGGACGAGCCGGGGCTGGAAAGCTCGGATCCGTGGAACAACGCCGGAACCGGCCACGCCGCCCTCTGTGAACTCAACTACTCCCCCGCAGCCAAAGACGGCTCGGTGGATCCCACCAAGGCATTGCTCATAAACGAGCAGTTCCAGCTTTCCCGCCAGTTCTGGTCCCACCTTGTGGACCAGTCCCTGATCGGTTCGCCCAAGCGCTTCATCAACACCGTGCCGCACATGAGCTTTGTGATCGGCGAGGAGAACACGCGGTTCCTGAGGACCCGCTATGAGGCCCTCAAGCCGCACCCGCTGTTCCGCAGCATGGAGTACTCCGAGGACCACGGCCAGATCGGCAAGTGGGCTCCGCTGATCGTGAAGGGCCGGGATCCGAAGCAGCGGATCGCAGCCACCCGGGCCGCGGAGGGCACCGACGTGGACTTCGGGGCACTCACACGTGAGTTGACCACGTACCTGGGGAACAACGGCGTCGAAATCAACTACGGCCACGATGTCACCGGGATCTCCAGGGCGTCCGACGGCGGCTGGAACCTTTCGCTGAAGTACCCCAAGTCAGGCGAACACGGCAAGATCCATGCGAAGTTTGTCTTTGTGGGCGCCGGCGGCGGCGCCCTCCATCTCCTCCAGGCTTCCGGCATTCCGGAAAGCAAGGGCTACGGCGGTTTCCCGGTCTCCGGGCAGTTCTTCCGCTGCACGGACGAGACCCTCGCCGCGCAGCACAGCGCCAAGGTTTACGGCCAGGCTTCCGTGGGTGCGCCGCCCATGTCCGTGCCCCACCTGGACACCCGGTACGTCAACGGCAAGCGTTCCCTGCTGTTCGGCCCGTACGCCGGCTTCTCCACCAACTTCCTGAAGAACGGCTCCTACCTGGACCTGCCGCTGTCCATCAGGCCAAGCAACATCATCCCCATGCTGGCCGTTGCCAAGGACAACATGGACCTCACCGCGTACCTGGTCAAGGAAGTGGCCAAAAAGCATGGTGACAAGGTGGAAGCGCTGCGCGAGTACTACCCGGAAGCCAAAGCCGGCGACTGGGAACTGATTACGGCCGGCCAGCGTGTACAGATCATCAAGAAAGACCCGCAGAAGGGCGGCGTGCTTCAGTTCGGCACTGAAGTCATTGCCGGCCGTGACGGTTCCATCGGCGCACTCCTGGGTGCTTCGCCCGGAGCCTCCACGGCAGTGCCCATCATGATCGAACTGCTCCGGAAGGCCTTCCCGAAGAACTTCAAGGGCTGGCAGTCCAGGCTCAAGGACATGATGCCCGGCTACGGCGTCAAGCTCGATGACAACCCTGAACTCGCCGCGCAGCTTGAAAAGGCAACGGCGAACTCCCTCCAGCTGGAGAGCGTTACCGCCAGCCACTGA
- a CDS encoding PQQ-dependent sugar dehydrogenase codes for MPKLRASGRRGGGASSTARAASRGQAGAGALAAAVCLALLLASCTGKPDGTPTGSSPSLSSTTSADPAPGTPQRLDLQLEIPWAAVFLPDGTAVISERDTALLKAVRGGEARELGRVPGVVPGGEGGLLGLAVSPAFATDRYLYAYFTSGSDNRIARLRLAAASDGTLSLGEPEVIFTGIPKASTHNGGRIRFGPDGLLYAGTGDSQRRDQPQDPEALGGKILRLTPDGDPAPGNPFGNAVYSLGHRNVQGLAWDSEGRLWASEFGPDVDDELNLVVPGGNYGWPAVTGAPHRSGFQDAKVVWPATSESSPSGLEIVGSTAYLGALRGERMWTVPLAGEEAGTPVGYFTREFGRIRDVVHTPEGGFWLLTNNENPDFVLVLPPPD; via the coding sequence ATGCCGAAGCTGCGGGCTTCAGGGCGCCGCGGCGGAGGCGCATCTAGCACCGCTCGTGCCGCATCGCGGGGGCAGGCTGGTGCGGGCGCGCTGGCTGCGGCCGTCTGCCTCGCGCTGCTCCTGGCGTCCTGCACAGGAAAGCCCGATGGCACGCCCACGGGAAGCAGCCCCTCGCTGAGTAGCACAACCAGTGCCGATCCGGCCCCGGGAACACCGCAGCGCCTGGATCTGCAGCTGGAAATCCCCTGGGCCGCAGTGTTCCTGCCGGACGGAACAGCGGTGATCTCGGAGCGCGACACCGCCCTTCTCAAAGCCGTCCGTGGGGGCGAAGCCAGGGAACTGGGTAGAGTTCCGGGCGTGGTTCCGGGAGGGGAAGGCGGCCTGCTGGGGCTTGCGGTGTCCCCCGCTTTCGCAACCGACCGCTATCTTTATGCCTACTTCACCTCCGGGTCGGACAACAGGATTGCCCGCCTTCGCCTGGCGGCGGCCAGTGACGGCACGCTCTCCCTCGGGGAACCGGAAGTGATCTTCACAGGGATTCCGAAGGCCTCCACCCATAACGGGGGCAGGATCCGTTTCGGACCGGACGGGCTGCTGTATGCAGGGACCGGCGATTCCCAGCGCAGGGACCAGCCGCAGGATCCGGAGGCGCTGGGCGGGAAGATCCTTCGCCTGACACCCGACGGCGATCCGGCCCCGGGCAATCCGTTCGGCAATGCTGTTTACAGCCTGGGACACAGGAACGTCCAGGGGTTGGCCTGGGACAGTGAGGGGCGGTTGTGGGCCAGCGAGTTCGGGCCGGACGTGGATGACGAACTGAACCTGGTTGTGCCCGGCGGCAACTACGGGTGGCCTGCCGTCACCGGCGCTCCCCACCGCTCCGGGTTCCAGGACGCAAAAGTCGTATGGCCGGCAACGAGTGAATCCTCACCCAGCGGACTGGAAATTGTGGGCTCAACGGCGTACCTGGGTGCACTACGCGGCGAGCGGATGTGGACAGTGCCCTTGGCCGGAGAGGAAGCCGGCACGCCTGTGGGCTACTTCACACGCGAATTCGGACGGATCCGGGATGTGGTCCACACTCCGGAGGGCGGTTTTTGGTTGCTGACAAACAACGAAAACCCCGACTTTGTGCTGGTTTTGCCCCCTCCGGACTGA